Proteins from one Lepidochelys kempii isolate rLepKem1 chromosome 6, rLepKem1.hap2, whole genome shotgun sequence genomic window:
- the GNG2 gene encoding guanine nucleotide-binding protein G(I)/G(S)/G(O) subunit gamma-2: MASNNTASVAQARKLVEQLKMEANIDRIKVSKAAADLMAYCEAHAKEDPLLTPVPASENPFREKKFFCAIL, translated from the exons ATGGCCAGCAACAACACCGCCAGCGTCGCGCAAGCCAGGAAGCTGGTGGAACAGCTGAAAATGGAGGCCAACATTGACCGAATAAAG GTGTCAAAAGCAGCGGCAGACTTGATGGCATACTGCGAAGCCCATGCCAAGGAAGACCCTCTACTGACCCCGGTGCCAGCTTCAGAAAACCCCTTTAGAGAGAAGAAGTTCTTCTGTGCGATTCTGTAA